A window from Bufo bufo chromosome 1, aBufBuf1.1, whole genome shotgun sequence encodes these proteins:
- the LOC120989546 gene encoding olfactory receptor 8K3-like, with the protein MSYDRYVAICNPLLYSSIMTKKRCVTLAAMCWVLSFFLAFIATLFTSKLMFCGPNVIDHFYCDQVPLLKIACSGVYTMELVNYILSVPALLSPITIIIISYTNIIVTILRFQSRISRQKAFSTCSSHLIVVIIFFVTILSVYVFPTEGQTLNTSKLLSLLYTVFTPFINPIIYSLRNKEIKKSLQEIFNKLISRSA; encoded by the coding sequence ATgtcttatgacagatatgtggccATCTGTAATCCCCTCCTCTATTCTTCTATCATGACAAAAAAACGCTGTGTGACATTGGCCGCCATGTGTTGGGTGTTAAGTTTCTTTTTGGCATTTATTGCAACCTTATTTACATCAAAGCTGATGTTTTGTGGACCAAATGTCATTGACCATTTTTACTGTGATCAAGTTCCCTTATTGAAAATTGCCTGTTCTGGGGTGTATACTATGGAGTTAGTGAACTATATACTGAGCGTTCCTGCACTCCTGAGCCCAATCACGATAATTATCATATCTTATACTAATATTATTGTCACCATCTTGCGGTTTCAGTCCAGAATCAGTAGAcagaaagccttctccacctgtagCTCCCACCTCATTGTAGTCATCATATTCTTCGTTACTATACTGAGTGTTTACGTTTTCCCAACAGAAGGACAAACCCTTAATACTAGTAAACTCCTAtctctgctgtatactgtatttactcCATTCATCAACCCCATCATATACAGTCTGAGGAATAAGGAAATCAAAAAATCTCTGCAGGAAATATTCAATAaattaatatcacggtcggcgtga